A genomic stretch from Sphingomonas sp. HDW15A includes:
- the mnmE gene encoding tRNA uridine-5-carboxymethylaminomethyl(34) synthesis GTPase MnmE — MHSGDTICALSSGRPPAAVAVIRCSGPGALKSAEAIAGKLPPDRHASLKRLKDPKSGDVIDDALIVVFSGPSSSTGEDVVEYQCHGGRAVIDRLLTVLLAQPGVRLAEPGEFTRRAFANGRIDLTEAEGLADLLEAETEAQRKSALFAAEGGFRRQVEDWQEAVTSLSARAEAAIDYVGEEDETALDMARLRREAEVLAIELGDWLDKPRAERLKEGIRVVAGGPPNAGKSSLINVLCGAERAIVTPIEGTTRDVIEVPIIHGGVPFLLIDTAGVRETNDPVEQIGVARAEFEAARADILLWLGPDALDHPAGIWVFPRADERGRGSEPRGALAVSALTGRGLEELWKRIHALAAALLPGEDPAIINRRQAQCLAECRAELSRLEGTDDIVVIAHHLSLARTALDRLTGRAGIEHMLDSLFGRFCLGK, encoded by the coding sequence ATGCATAGCGGCGACACCATTTGCGCCCTGTCGAGCGGCCGCCCGCCCGCCGCGGTCGCCGTCATTCGCTGCAGCGGTCCTGGGGCCTTGAAGTCTGCAGAGGCGATTGCCGGCAAGCTTCCGCCAGACCGACATGCGTCACTCAAAAGGCTCAAGGATCCGAAAAGCGGCGATGTCATCGATGACGCCCTGATTGTCGTTTTCTCCGGGCCATCCTCTTCCACCGGCGAAGATGTCGTTGAATATCAATGCCATGGTGGGCGCGCGGTCATCGACCGGCTGCTTACCGTTTTGCTCGCCCAGCCAGGTGTTCGGCTGGCCGAGCCCGGCGAATTCACTCGGCGCGCATTTGCCAATGGGCGGATCGACCTGACCGAAGCGGAGGGCCTCGCCGACTTGCTCGAGGCGGAAACCGAGGCCCAGCGGAAGTCGGCACTATTCGCGGCGGAAGGGGGTTTCCGTCGGCAGGTGGAGGACTGGCAGGAGGCGGTGACGAGCCTGTCTGCCCGCGCGGAAGCGGCAATCGATTATGTTGGCGAGGAAGACGAAACGGCCCTCGACATGGCACGGCTGAGGCGGGAGGCGGAAGTCTTGGCAATCGAGCTCGGCGATTGGCTGGACAAACCTCGCGCAGAGCGGCTGAAAGAAGGGATCCGCGTCGTCGCCGGCGGGCCACCGAATGCTGGAAAGTCTAGTCTTATCAATGTTCTATGTGGCGCCGAGCGGGCGATCGTGACGCCTATCGAGGGTACGACTAGGGATGTCATCGAAGTTCCGATTATCCACGGCGGAGTCCCATTCTTGCTTATCGATACCGCGGGCGTTCGCGAGACAAATGACCCGGTCGAGCAAATCGGCGTCGCGCGGGCGGAGTTCGAAGCAGCTAGAGCCGACATTCTACTTTGGCTTGGTCCGGACGCGCTCGACCACCCTGCAGGCATCTGGGTGTTCCCGCGCGCCGACGAGCGGGGAAGGGGATCAGAACCTCGCGGAGCTCTCGCCGTCTCTGCCCTGACGGGAAGGGGACTTGAGGAACTTTGGAAGCGCATTCACGCCTTGGCTGCTGCACTCCTTCCTGGTGAGGATCCCGCCATCATAAACCGCAGGCAGGCGCAATGTCTTGCGGAGTGCCGCGCTGAACTCAGTAGGTTGGAAGGCACGGATGACATCGTAGTGATTGCCCACCACCTCTCGCTCGCCCGGACAGCATTGGACCGCCTCACAGGTAGGGCGGGTATCGAACATATGCTTGATTCGCTATTCGGACGCTTCTGCCTCGGCAAATGA
- a CDS encoding YjbE family putative metal transport protein (Members of this highly hydrophobic protein family,regularly are found preceded by the yybP-ykoY manganese riboswitch (see RF00080). A metal cation transport function is proposed.): MEYLLAAAAAHGNGLGPTEIWSSIIRDFSNIGEPAALAAFLQVLMIDLVLAGDNAIVVGALAAGLPADQRRKVILLGVVAALVLRIVFALMVSQLLQIVGLVLAGGLLLLWVAWRMWRELRDKGESPGSPEIVGDEDSGVAAGKTFASAAWAVAVADVSMSLDNVLAVAGAAREHPGILIVGLILSVALMGIAANVIARYIERFRWIAYLGLAVILWVALKMIWEGYHHVVPVLGFPAIS; encoded by the coding sequence ATCGAATACTTGCTGGCCGCGGCCGCTGCACATGGCAATGGCCTTGGCCCGACCGAGATCTGGTCGTCGATCATCCGTGACTTCTCGAACATCGGTGAACCGGCCGCCTTGGCCGCCTTTCTCCAGGTGCTGATGATCGATCTTGTACTCGCGGGCGACAATGCGATTGTCGTTGGCGCGCTCGCAGCTGGACTACCGGCGGATCAACGGCGCAAAGTCATTCTCCTGGGCGTCGTGGCCGCGCTGGTCCTGCGCATCGTTTTCGCATTGATGGTCAGCCAGCTGCTGCAGATCGTCGGACTGGTTCTTGCGGGTGGACTCCTTCTGCTCTGGGTGGCGTGGCGCATGTGGCGCGAGCTTCGCGACAAGGGAGAGAGCCCCGGTTCTCCAGAGATCGTCGGTGACGAGGACAGCGGCGTCGCAGCTGGTAAGACGTTCGCTTCGGCCGCCTGGGCCGTGGCGGTCGCCGACGTCAGCATGAGCCTCGATAATGTGCTCGCGGTCGCTGGTGCGGCTCGGGAACACCCTGGTATTCTGATTGTCGGCCTGATCCTGTCCGTGGCACTGATGGGCATCGCCGCCAACGTTATCGCCCGTTACATTGAGCGTTTCCGCTGGATAGCCTATCTCGGCTTGGCAGTGATCCTGTGGGTGGCCCTCAAGATGATTTGGGAAGGTTACCATCACGTCGTGCCGGTGCTCGGTTTCCCCGCCATCAGCTGA
- a CDS encoding YjbE family putative metal transport protein (Members of this highly hydrophobic protein family,regularly are found preceded by the yybP-ykoY manganese riboswitch (see RF00080). A metal cation transport function is proposed.) has product MISGLNFHAIFTASGLAKLGQIIVGDLTMAGDNVVIMGSLASGLPDRDRRKVLMLGVIMALGFLITFAVLATQLLRITGLVFAGGLLLLWVAYNLFRELHPPAPSVTYDDPDTEIVEGPKATKTFWAAVLQIMVADLSMSLDNVLLVASIARDNPALLFVGLTFSVLFMGFAANYVAKLIQRYHWINYIGLVVILYVAVSMIYEGWVGGEHVLGLRTALGLG; this is encoded by the coding sequence ATGATCAGCGGTCTCAATTTTCACGCCATCTTCACGGCTAGCGGCCTCGCCAAGCTCGGGCAGATCATCGTCGGCGATTTGACGATGGCCGGGGATAATGTCGTGATCATGGGCTCGCTCGCCTCCGGCCTGCCCGACCGCGACCGCCGAAAGGTCCTGATGCTCGGCGTCATCATGGCGCTTGGTTTCCTGATCACATTTGCCGTTCTCGCGACCCAGTTGCTCAGGATCACCGGCCTCGTCTTCGCCGGCGGGCTGCTTTTGCTATGGGTCGCCTATAACCTATTTCGGGAGCTTCATCCGCCAGCGCCGTCGGTGACCTATGACGACCCGGACACGGAAATTGTCGAGGGACCGAAGGCGACCAAGACCTTCTGGGCGGCTGTCCTGCAAATCATGGTCGCCGATCTTTCGATGAGCCTGGACAATGTCCTGCTGGTCGCCTCGATTGCCCGCGACAACCCTGCGCTGCTATTCGTAGGGTTGACGTTTTCCGTCCTTTTCATGGGTTTTGCCGCCAACTACGTGGCGAAGCTCATCCAGCGGTATCACTGGATCAATTACATCGGCCTCGTCGTTATTCTCTATGTCGCCGTCAGCATGATCTACGAAGGGTGGGTCGGCGGTGAACATGTCCTTGGCTTGAGAACCGCGCTCGGGCTCGGCTAA
- the rho gene encoding transcription termination factor Rho — protein MHLKDLKLKSPSDLVAMAEELGVEGASTMRKQDLMFSILKERAESGAEIMGMGTIEVLNDGFGFLRSPEANYLAGPDDIYVAPNVVRKFGLRTGDTIEGEIRAPKDGERYFALTKVSQINYDEPDAVRHRVNFDNLTPLYPDQKLKLDTLDPTIKDKSARVIDIVAPLGKGQRALIVAPPRTGKTVLLQNIARAITENNPEVFLIVLLIDERPEEVTDMQRSVNGEVISSTFDEPASRHVQVAEMVIEKAKRLVEHKKDVVILLDSITRLGRAYNTVVPSSGKVLTGGVDANALQRPKRFFGAARNIEEGGSLSIIATALIDTGSKMDEVIFEEFKGTGNSEIVLDRKVSDKRIFPSLDVGKSGTRKEELLVDQATLSKMWVLRRILMQMGTVDAMQFLLDKMKDAKSNEDFFASMNQ, from the coding sequence ATGCATCTCAAGGATCTCAAGCTCAAAAGCCCTTCGGACCTCGTCGCCATGGCCGAGGAGCTCGGGGTCGAGGGCGCATCGACCATGCGCAAGCAGGATCTGATGTTCTCGATCCTCAAGGAGCGCGCCGAGAGCGGTGCCGAGATCATGGGCATGGGGACGATCGAGGTATTGAACGACGGTTTCGGTTTCCTGCGCAGTCCCGAGGCGAATTATCTCGCTGGTCCGGACGACATCTATGTGGCGCCGAACGTGGTCCGCAAGTTCGGTCTTCGTACGGGCGACACGATCGAGGGCGAGATCCGTGCGCCTAAGGACGGCGAACGCTATTTCGCACTGACCAAGGTCAGCCAGATCAACTATGACGAGCCGGACGCTGTTCGTCATCGCGTCAATTTCGACAACCTGACCCCGCTTTATCCGGATCAGAAGCTCAAGCTCGACACGCTCGATCCCACGATCAAGGACAAGAGCGCACGGGTAATCGACATCGTCGCCCCGCTCGGCAAGGGCCAGCGCGCGCTAATCGTGGCGCCTCCGCGCACGGGCAAGACCGTTCTTCTTCAGAACATTGCCCGGGCGATCACCGAGAATAATCCAGAAGTCTTCCTAATCGTCCTGCTGATCGACGAGCGTCCGGAAGAAGTCACGGACATGCAGCGCTCCGTCAACGGCGAGGTCATCAGTTCGACATTCGACGAACCGGCTTCGCGCCACGTTCAGGTGGCGGAGATGGTGATCGAAAAGGCGAAGCGCCTGGTCGAGCACAAGAAGGATGTCGTCATCCTGCTCGATTCGATCACCCGCTTGGGTCGCGCCTACAACACGGTCGTACCCAGCTCCGGCAAGGTGCTGACCGGCGGCGTTGACGCCAATGCGCTGCAGCGACCGAAGCGCTTCTTCGGCGCCGCCCGCAACATCGAGGAAGGCGGCTCTCTCTCGATCATCGCTACCGCGCTGATCGACACTGGCTCCAAGATGGACGAGGTCATCTTCGAAGAGTTCAAGGGCACCGGCAACAGCGAAATCGTGCTTGACCGCAAGGTCAGCGACAAGCGCATCTTCCCCTCGCTCGACGTCGGCAAGTCTGGCACCCGCAAGGAAGAGCTGCTCGTCGACCAGGCTACACTTTCGAAAATGTGGGTTCTTCGCCGGATCCTGATGCAAATGGGCACGGTCGACGCGATGCAGTTCCTTCTCGACAAGATGAAGGACGCCAAGTCGAACGAAGATTTCTTCGCGAGCATGAACCAGTAG